In Solea senegalensis isolate Sse05_10M linkage group LG18, IFAPA_SoseM_1, whole genome shotgun sequence, a single window of DNA contains:
- the si:ch211-207i20.2 gene encoding zinc finger protein OZF isoform X1, giving the protein MTSVSVSLHTQLSSVMESLVHAAVAQLKKLVEDGADFLLSLEVRAGEEPPLPARVTAESREKMVLFASIMETLGNEALGKIMNIVDEVQQQGALHLTRSGRRPQTSILNVLNKAQVEMEHSYGLRPQNTNADNGTVQTPLRIKQEKERAEPPFVPALTVKDEHGNIDLRAIAERARVEADPPLDLQQQEVSTSPELVVQSVTWKSFTPHGDSKAQRRVHTGEKPFTCSSCGRAFRLRRSLQNHMRLHSGERLHSGERLHSGERLHSGERPHECAECGKCFAKQAQLKTHAIVHTGEKPYSCELCGRRFNLVQNLHRHAHTHTGAKLFVCSVCGKGFTRAVTLKSHELIHTGQKPFKCEECPKTFRHAVNLKNHQRIHSGARPFTCDLCGKSFRQSMNLKIHRRVHTGERPFSCRECGKTFSQQSSLMAHGRTHSADRPFCCGFCDKTFNNANSLKLHQRVHTGEKPYACDVCGKTFSQGSHLRTHTRHVHAGGKQYICDKCGKRYSDQRNLKLHKCSYA; this is encoded by the exons ATGACCTCCGTGTCCGTGTCCCTGCACACGCAGCTCTCCTCCGTCATGGAGTCTCTGGTCCACGCCGCCGTGGCTCAGCTGAAGAAGCTGGTGGAGGACGGAGCGGACTTCTTACTCAGCCTGGAGGTCCGGGCCGGAGAGGAGCCGCCTCTGCCGGCCAGAGTGACGGCGGAGAGCCGGGAGAAGATG GTGCTGTTTGCCTCCATCATGGAGACGTTGGGGAACGAAGCTCTGGGGAAGATCATGAACATCGTGGATGAAGtccagcagcagggggcgctgcattTAACCAGGAGCGGCAGGAGACCTCAGACCAGCATCCTCAACGTCCTCAACAAGGCACAAGTTG AGATGGAACACTCGTACGGTCTCCGCCCACAAAACACCAACGCTGACAACGGAACTGTTCAG ACTCCACTGAGGATCaaacaggagaaagagagggcgGAGCCTCCATTTGTGCCGGCGCTCACCGTCAAAGACGAGCATGGAAACATCGACCTGCGAGCCATCGCTGAAC gagcTCGTGTTGAAGCTGATCCTCCTCTGGAtcttcagcagcaggaagttTCCACTTCACCTGAGTTGGTTGTTCAGAGCGTCACCTGGAAGTCCTTCACACCTCACGGTGACTCCAAAGCTCAACGCCGTGTCCACACGGGTGAGAAGCCATTCACGTGCAGCTCCTGCGGCCGCGCCTTCCGCCTGAGGCGGAGCCTGCAGAACCACATGCGCCTGCATTCTGGCGAGCGCCTGCATTCTGGCGAGCGCCTGCATTCTGGCGAGCGCCTGCATTCTGGCGAGCGCCCACACGAGTGCGCCGAGTGCGGCAAGTGTTTCGCCAAACAGGCGCAGCTGAAGACGCACGCCATCGtccacacaggtgagaagccatACAGCTGCGAGCTCTGTGGCCGCCGCTTCAACCTGGTGCAGAACCTGCACCgccacgcccacacacacaccggcgCCAAGTTGTTTGTGTGCAGCGTCTGCGGCAAAGGCTTCACCCGCGCCGTCACACTCAAGAGCCACGAGCTCATCCACACCGGGCAGAAGCCCTTCAAGTGTGAGGAGTGTCCCAAGACGTTCCGACACGCCGTCAACCTCAAGAACCACCAGCGGATCCACAGTGGCGCGCGACCTTTCACCTGCGACCTCTGCGGGAAGAGCTTCCGCCAGTCGATGAACCTGAAGATCCACCGCCGTGTTCACACCGGCGAGCGGCCGTTCAGCTGCCGTGAGTGCGGCAAGACTTTCAGCCAGCAGAGCAGCCTGATGGCACACGGACGCACGCACTCCGCCGACAGACCCTTCTGCTGCGGCTTCTGTGACAAGACGTTCAACAACGCTAACAGCCTGAAGCTGCACCAGCGTGTGCACACGGGCGAGAAGCCGTACGCCTGCGACGTCTGCGGCAAGACCTTCAGTCAGGGCAGTCACctgcgcacgcacacgcgccaCGTCCACGCCGGCGGCAAGCAGTACATCTGCGACAAGTGCGGGAAGAGATACTCGGACCAACGCAACCTGAAGCTGCACAAGTGCAGCTACGCCTGA
- the si:ch211-207i20.2 gene encoding zinc finger protein 501 isoform X2, which yields MTSVSVSLHTQLSSVMESLVHAAVAQLKKLVEDGADFLLSLEVRAGEEPPLPARVTAESREKMVLFASIMETLGNEALGKIMNIVDEVQQQGALHLTRSGRRPQTSILNVLNKAQVEMEHSYGLRPQNTNADNGTVQTPLRIKQEKERAEPPFVPALTVKDEHGNIDLRAIAERARVEADPPLDLQQQEVSTSPELVVQSVTWKSFTPHGDSKAQRRVHTGEKPFTCSSCGRAFRLRRSLQNHMRLHSGERPHECAECGKCFAKQAQLKTHAIVHTGEKPYSCELCGRRFNLVQNLHRHAHTHTGAKLFVCSVCGKGFTRAVTLKSHELIHTGQKPFKCEECPKTFRHAVNLKNHQRIHSGARPFTCDLCGKSFRQSMNLKIHRRVHTGERPFSCRECGKTFSQQSSLMAHGRTHSADRPFCCGFCDKTFNNANSLKLHQRVHTGEKPYACDVCGKTFSQGSHLRTHTRHVHAGGKQYICDKCGKRYSDQRNLKLHKCSYA from the exons ATGACCTCCGTGTCCGTGTCCCTGCACACGCAGCTCTCCTCCGTCATGGAGTCTCTGGTCCACGCCGCCGTGGCTCAGCTGAAGAAGCTGGTGGAGGACGGAGCGGACTTCTTACTCAGCCTGGAGGTCCGGGCCGGAGAGGAGCCGCCTCTGCCGGCCAGAGTGACGGCGGAGAGCCGGGAGAAGATG GTGCTGTTTGCCTCCATCATGGAGACGTTGGGGAACGAAGCTCTGGGGAAGATCATGAACATCGTGGATGAAGtccagcagcagggggcgctgcattTAACCAGGAGCGGCAGGAGACCTCAGACCAGCATCCTCAACGTCCTCAACAAGGCACAAGTTG AGATGGAACACTCGTACGGTCTCCGCCCACAAAACACCAACGCTGACAACGGAACTGTTCAG ACTCCACTGAGGATCaaacaggagaaagagagggcgGAGCCTCCATTTGTGCCGGCGCTCACCGTCAAAGACGAGCATGGAAACATCGACCTGCGAGCCATCGCTGAAC gagcTCGTGTTGAAGCTGATCCTCCTCTGGAtcttcagcagcaggaagttTCCACTTCACCTGAGTTGGTTGTTCAGAGCGTCACCTGGAAGTCCTTCACACCTCACGGTGACTCCAAAGCTCAACGCCGTGTCCACACGGGTGAGAAGCCATTCACGTGCAGCTCCTGCGGCCGCGCCTTCCGCCTGAGGCGGAGCCTGCAGAACCACAT GCGCCTGCATTCTGGCGAGCGCCCACACGAGTGCGCCGAGTGCGGCAAGTGTTTCGCCAAACAGGCGCAGCTGAAGACGCACGCCATCGtccacacaggtgagaagccatACAGCTGCGAGCTCTGTGGCCGCCGCTTCAACCTGGTGCAGAACCTGCACCgccacgcccacacacacaccggcgCCAAGTTGTTTGTGTGCAGCGTCTGCGGCAAAGGCTTCACCCGCGCCGTCACACTCAAGAGCCACGAGCTCATCCACACCGGGCAGAAGCCCTTCAAGTGTGAGGAGTGTCCCAAGACGTTCCGACACGCCGTCAACCTCAAGAACCACCAGCGGATCCACAGTGGCGCGCGACCTTTCACCTGCGACCTCTGCGGGAAGAGCTTCCGCCAGTCGATGAACCTGAAGATCCACCGCCGTGTTCACACCGGCGAGCGGCCGTTCAGCTGCCGTGAGTGCGGCAAGACTTTCAGCCAGCAGAGCAGCCTGATGGCACACGGACGCACGCACTCCGCCGACAGACCCTTCTGCTGCGGCTTCTGTGACAAGACGTTCAACAACGCTAACAGCCTGAAGCTGCACCAGCGTGTGCACACGGGCGAGAAGCCGTACGCCTGCGACGTCTGCGGCAAGACCTTCAGTCAGGGCAGTCACctgcgcacgcacacgcgccaCGTCCACGCCGGCGGCAAGCAGTACATCTGCGACAAGTGCGGGAAGAGATACTCGGACCAACGCAACCTGAAGCTGCACAAGTGCAGCTACGCCTGA